From a region of the Buchnera aphidicola (Aphis fabae) genome:
- the priA gene encoding primosomal protein N', giving the protein MILPFPIRVYFSYILPYSMTPIIGGRVVVPFHSKDTIGIIVAIHQKKNINNLNFKFVKYIIDHQPIINISLLNILMWLSKYYHYPIGSILFFILPNILKSREIDENNNKVCFKINTNEINQFKINKKFFLSEQILLKINKILMKNSFKFWLISEINLYIKIKFYLGLFQKILKENLQILIVVPFIKDIYRTLFFLKKYFHVPIDIVHSKLSDKIFFHIWMETKNGKNSIVIGTKKSIFFPFLKLGLIVIFEEHSLIYKNIDKFKCNIRDISILRAYKENIPIILDSNTPSLKTLYNVINKKIFWINFHQNHTSLILKNKIIDLKKERRSTGLSDTLINKIFENIKKKFSVLLIFNPSDLIFLSLICNNCNWIPKCDICNEYYEVSKYNNTAFCRHCLIHYKKPLFCYNCNFFPLTKFNFGIKKIKQNIKKIFPNIPILFLLNLKDITIKKLNLNISSFSILHSGIIITTEKIVQNYYFPNVRLIGLINIDCYFFSLKFNNTEYFAQFYFNLVNLIQKNSKFLNIFIQTSIPNNKDLINICNQKYLFYARQILIIRKKFLLPPWNFQVVLYCQSKSLKKSFIFLKFIYVFLKKQSKKNNILLWFVGPEPVFFTPQKKYIYKLLIQCSSRVYLQKILRTSLEISKYFSIFNDIKWFLNFDMN; this is encoded by the coding sequence GTGATTTTGCCTTTTCCAATTAGAGTATATTTTAGCTATATACTTCCATATTCAATGACTCCTATAATTGGTGGACGTGTTGTAGTACCTTTTCATTCAAAAGATACTATAGGAATTATTGTGGCGATTCATCAAAAAAAAAATATAAATAACTTAAATTTTAAATTTGTGAAATATATAATTGACCATCAACCAATTATAAATATTTCATTATTAAATATTTTAATGTGGTTGAGTAAGTATTATCATTATCCTATAGGAAGTATATTGTTTTTCATTTTACCAAATATTTTAAAATCTAGAGAAATAGATGAAAATAACAATAAAGTTTGTTTTAAAATAAATACGAATGAAATTAATCAATTTAAAATTAATAAAAAGTTTTTTTTAAGTGAACAAATTTTATTAAAGATAAATAAAATTTTAATGAAAAATTCCTTTAAATTTTGGTTAATATCTGAAATTAATTTATATATAAAAATTAAATTTTATTTAGGATTATTTCAAAAAATTTTAAAGGAAAATTTACAAATTTTAATTGTTGTTCCTTTTATAAAAGATATATATAGAACGTTGTTTTTTTTAAAAAAATATTTTCATGTGCCAATTGATATTGTTCATTCTAAATTAAGTGACAAAATATTTTTTCATATATGGATGGAAACTAAAAATGGAAAAAATTCTATTGTTATAGGAACAAAAAAAAGTATTTTTTTTCCTTTTTTAAAATTAGGTTTAATCGTTATTTTTGAAGAACATAGTTTAATTTATAAAAATATAGATAAATTTAAATGTAATATTAGAGATATATCGATATTAAGAGCATATAAAGAAAATATACCTATTATTTTAGATTCAAATACACCTTCTTTAAAAACATTATATAATGTTATTAATAAAAAAATTTTTTGGATAAATTTTCATCAAAATCATACTTCTTTAATTTTAAAAAATAAAATTATTGATTTAAAAAAAGAAAGAAGAAGTACTGGCTTATCAGATACTTTAATTAATAAAATTTTTGAAAATATAAAAAAAAAATTTTCAGTTTTATTAATTTTTAATCCATCTGATTTGATTTTTTTAAGTCTAATTTGCAATAATTGTAATTGGATTCCTAAATGTGATATTTGCAATGAGTATTATGAAGTTAGTAAATACAATAATACTGCATTTTGTAGGCATTGTTTAATTCATTATAAAAAACCTTTATTTTGCTATAATTGTAATTTTTTTCCATTAACTAAATTTAATTTTGGTATAAAAAAAATAAAACAAAATATAAAAAAAATATTTCCTAATATACCGATATTATTTTTATTAAACTTAAAAGATATTACAATAAAAAAATTAAATTTAAATATTTCTAGTTTTTCTATTTTACATTCTGGAATTATTATTACTACAGAAAAAATAGTTCAAAATTATTATTTTCCTAATGTACGATTAATTGGTTTGATTAATATTGACTGTTATTTTTTTTCTTTGAAGTTTAATAACACTGAATATTTTGCTCAATTTTATTTTAATCTTGTTAATTTGATACAAAAAAATTCAAAATTTTTAAATATATTTATACAAACATCAATTCCTAATAATAAAGATTTAATTAACATATGTAATCAAAAATATTTATTTTATGCTCGTCAAATATTAATTATAAGAAAAAAATTTTTATTACCTCCATGGAATTTTCAAGTAGTTTTATATTGTCAAAGTAAAAGTCTTAAAAAAAGTTTTATTTTTTTAAAATTTATATATGTTTTTTTAAAAAAACAATCTAAAAAAAATAATATCTTATTATGGTTTGTAGGTCCTGAACCTGTTTTTTTTACACCTCAAAAAAAATATATTTATAAATTATTAATACAATGTTCTTCACGTGTTTATTTGCAAAAAATATTACGAACATCACTTGAAATTTCAAAATATTTTTCTATTTTTAATGATATTAAATGGTTTTTAAATTTTGATATGAATTAA